In one Candidatus Krumholzibacteriota bacterium genomic region, the following are encoded:
- a CDS encoding T9SS type A sorting domain-containing protein, translated as MKKLCFSDSLFAARIGLALVILFIVVSMVTPGSELQARNPIRKTFFSTYPAAEGTALDNLPSNSGHCGVCHFDFGGGGQRNPYGLAVEIGLNNGLSNEEAILAAHNLDSDSDGYKNYIEAGDIVNFSNTPTFPGLYEGNRNNVLNVDIADIIPYLTPSGATDTISPSVDLIDPDGAEVMQAGSYYSVNFTADDPSGISHINIYHSDDGGTTFVPVGSNEPTGTGFSWFVPNYPGISNRIKVEAFDNAGNRGSDFSLGDFSITATPAGYVPSTLRDMEMPGTQPHEGAILEDPDISCATCHGNYDPEAEPWYNWRGSMMGQAARDPLFLACMTVAEQDAPSVGDLCIRCHFPGGWQEGRSVDTSGEMLTVRDRHGVHCDFCHRIVDFDYKEGVSPQADVGVLATVDPLPLQYGNGQFINDPGPVKRGPYSDAEASHDFVESPIHRSGDLCGTCHDVSSPVFTQTSSDDYTPSGFDEKHPDMSIRNMMPIERTYSEWKMSEYASSGVFAPQFAGNKPDGIVSSCQDCHMRDVYAKGANQTGVNDRADLALHDLTGGNTFIPKMISDYFPDEVDAAQLNDAVTRARSMLEKAATLEVIPEDFGISVKVTNETAHKLPSGYPEGRRIWINIKALDVTGQTIYESGRYDYAEALLIEDPRIKIYEIHPGLSPSLASALGLPEGKSFHFVLNDTIYSDNRIPPRGFTNTAFEEIQSPAVACQYEDGQYWDITPYNLPLESDSVIVTLFYQTTTREYVEFLRDENVTNSTGQDLYNSWVEHGKSAPEKMASIRASVNVTLTGDDDNPPLVFGMDQNYPNPFNPATVIGYSVAEQTHVTIAVFDVKGQRVRTLVDSEHEPSRYTAKWDGKNESGSDVSSGIYFIKYRAGDHLFTRKAVLLR; from the coding sequence TGAAAAAGCTATGTTTCTCCGATTCACTTTTCGCGGCAAGGATTGGACTTGCCCTTGTGATATTATTCATCGTGGTCTCGATGGTCACTCCAGGATCGGAACTTCAAGCCCGAAATCCGATCAGAAAGACCTTCTTTTCGACCTATCCCGCGGCGGAAGGAACGGCGCTCGACAATCTGCCCAGTAACAGCGGACATTGCGGGGTCTGCCACTTTGATTTCGGGGGGGGAGGGCAGAGGAATCCGTATGGACTGGCTGTCGAGATCGGTCTTAATAACGGTTTGAGCAATGAGGAGGCAATTCTTGCCGCCCATAATCTTGATTCGGATTCCGACGGGTACAAAAACTATATAGAAGCTGGCGATATAGTCAATTTTTCAAATACACCGACATTCCCGGGTCTGTACGAAGGAAACAGGAACAACGTACTGAATGTGGATATCGCCGATATCATACCCTATCTGACCCCGTCGGGAGCTACCGATACGATATCTCCGTCGGTAGACTTGATTGATCCGGATGGTGCCGAGGTGATGCAGGCAGGATCATATTATTCGGTTAATTTTACCGCCGATGACCCAAGTGGAATATCGCATATCAATATCTATCATTCCGACGACGGTGGTACGACTTTCGTTCCTGTCGGAAGCAATGAACCCACGGGAACAGGGTTCTCCTGGTTTGTGCCGAACTATCCGGGGATATCGAACAGGATAAAGGTCGAAGCCTTTGACAACGCGGGAAATCGGGGTTCGGATTTCAGCCTTGGAGATTTTTCCATAACCGCGACTCCGGCAGGGTATGTCCCATCGACCCTCAGGGATATGGAGATGCCCGGCACGCAGCCTCACGAGGGAGCTATACTGGAAGATCCCGATATCTCATGCGCCACATGCCATGGCAATTACGATCCGGAAGCTGAACCGTGGTACAACTGGAGGGGAAGCATGATGGGCCAGGCTGCCCGTGATCCCCTCTTCCTCGCCTGCATGACGGTTGCTGAACAGGACGCGCCTTCGGTCGGCGACCTTTGTATCAGGTGTCATTTCCCCGGAGGCTGGCAGGAGGGCAGATCGGTCGATACAAGCGGCGAGATGTTGACTGTCAGGGACAGGCATGGAGTCCATTGCGATTTCTGCCACCGGATAGTCGACTTCGATTATAAAGAGGGTGTCAGTCCTCAGGCGGATGTCGGAGTCCTCGCGACTGTCGACCCGCTACCTCTGCAATACGGTAATGGCCAGTTCATCAATGATCCCGGTCCGGTCAAGAGAGGTCCATATTCAGATGCCGAGGCGAGTCATGATTTCGTCGAGTCGCCGATACACAGATCCGGGGACCTGTGCGGTACATGCCATGATGTAAGCAGCCCCGTTTTCACTCAAACCTCGTCAGATGATTATACGCCATCCGGATTCGATGAAAAACACCCGGATATGTCGATCAGGAATATGATGCCGATCGAGAGGACCTACAGTGAATGGAAAATGAGTGAATATGCTTCATCCGGAGTCTTTGCTCCCCAGTTCGCCGGCAATAAACCTGATGGGATAGTCTCTTCATGCCAGGATTGCCATATGAGGGATGTCTACGCGAAAGGGGCTAACCAGACCGGCGTCAACGACAGGGCAGACCTGGCGCTTCATGATCTCACGGGAGGGAACACTTTTATTCCGAAGATGATTTCTGATTATTTCCCCGACGAGGTAGACGCAGCCCAGCTCAATGACGCGGTGACCAGAGCGCGATCGATGCTTGAAAAAGCCGCGACTCTTGAAGTAATCCCGGAAGATTTCGGTATTTCGGTTAAGGTGACGAATGAGACCGCTCACAAGTTACCTTCGGGATATCCCGAGGGAAGAAGGATCTGGATCAATATCAAGGCGCTCGACGTGACTGGTCAGACCATTTATGAATCAGGCAGATACGACTATGCTGAAGCTCTTTTGATTGAAGATCCCAGGATCAAGATCTATGAGATACATCCAGGGCTCAGTCCATCACTCGCTTCTGCTCTTGGCCTTCCGGAAGGGAAATCGTTCCATTTTGTCCTTAATGACACCATCTACAGCGATAACAGGATCCCTCCGAGGGGTTTCACGAATACCGCGTTCGAGGAAATACAATCTCCGGCGGTAGCCTGTCAATATGAGGACGGGCAGTACTGGGATATTACTCCCTACAACCTGCCTCTCGAGAGCGATTCGGTCATAGTGACTCTTTTCTACCAGACAACCACAAGGGAATACGTCGAGTTTCTTCGTGACGAGAATGTGACGAACAGCACGGGCCAGGATCTCTATAATTCATGGGTCGAGCATGGCAAATCGGCTCCCGAAAAGATGGCTTCGATAAGAGCTTCCGTCAACGTCACCCTTACCGGTGACGATGATAATCCGCCTCTGGTCTTCGGAATGGATCAGAACTATCCGAATCCTTTCAATCCGGCCACCGTAATTGGATATTCAGTCGCTGAACAGACCCACGTGACAATCGCGGTCTTTGACGTGAAGGGG